The following are from one region of the Arachis duranensis cultivar V14167 chromosome 10, aradu.V14167.gnm2.J7QH, whole genome shotgun sequence genome:
- the LOC107471327 gene encoding uncharacterized protein LOC107471327, producing the protein MSGYRGVTTIVLEIVASSNLWIWHAFFRVSGSNNDIKDRCPVFDDILNNRAPAVNYTINGNNYTMGCYLADGIYLEWATFVKSISKPQGKKRKLFAQYQEGQRKDVERAFGVLQARFAIIRGPTHFWEKKKLANIMRACIILHNMIVEDERDTYVKNFAQGLEYDDVKNDLSQPQLREEDFAPYHQFLQRNAQLRNRQHHRQLKEDLIEHICQFHNACRQL; encoded by the coding sequence ATGAGTGGTTATCGTGGGGTTACAACCATAGTACTTGAGATTGTAGCATCTTCAAACCTTTGGATATGGCATGCGTTCTTTAGAGTTTCTGGTTCAAATAACGATATCAAAGATCGTTGTCCAGTGTTTGATGATATTCTAAATAATCGTGCTCCGGCGGTAAATTATACTATTAATGGTAATAATTATACTATGGGATGCTATTTAGCAGATGGTATTTATCTTGAATGGGCAACATTTGTCAAATCAATCTCAAAGCCACAAGGGAAAAAACGCAAGTTATTTGCACAATACCAAGAAGGGCAAAGAAAAGATGTGGAGCGAGCATTCGGAGTGTTGCAAGCACGCTTTGCAATTATACGTGGTCCAACTCATTTTTgggaaaagaagaagcttgccaaCATAATGAGAGCTTGTATTATATTGCATAATATGATTGTTGAGGATGAAAGAGACACTTATGTAAAAAATTTTGCTCAAGGCTTAGAGTATGATGATGTCAAAAATGACTTATCACAACCTCAGCTGAGAGAAGAAGATTTTGCACCATACCATCAATTTCTCCAAAGAAATGCCCAACTTCGAAATAGGCAGCATCATAGACAATTGAAAGAGGACTTGATTGAACACATATGTCAATTTCACAATGCTTGTCGTCAACTATag
- the LOC107471284 gene encoding LOW QUALITY PROTEIN: UDP-glycosyltransferase 74F2 (The sequence of the model RefSeq protein was modified relative to this genomic sequence to represent the inferred CDS: deleted 2 bases in 1 codon): MFKTKHVAHCLVLAYPGQGHINPMIQFSKRLSHKGIKITLXXXXXXXXXATNNNNNNFSPDIEPESISDGYDDGGHLAAATLEIYKDTFWKVGRQTLSNLIRKLGSDSCNYNNVPVDCVVYDAFMPWALDVAKEFGILGAAFFTQPCAVNNVYFHAHKKLIELPLSESEYSLPGLVKLLPQELPSFLYEYGSYPGYFDIVTDQFSNIHKADWVLANTFDELEQEVIEWLSKIWPLKTIGPCVPSMYLDKRLQHDKDYGISIHNQNIDACIEWLNDKPKGSVVYVSFGSMAGLSEKQTEELAYGLKNSNYYFMWVVRASEQNKLPKGTFFDTLEKGLIVTWCPQLQVLTHDAVGCFISHCGWNSTLEALSLGVPMIAMPLWTDQTINAKYIKDVWNMGLKVVVDEVEGVVKRETIGNCIKEIMESEKGNGIKENAIKWKNLAKDSGDEGGSSDKNIEEFVAKLAQYAAAK, translated from the exons ATGTTCAAAACCAAACATGTAGCTCACTGTTTGGTCTTGGCCTACCCAGGACAAGGCCACATTAACCCCATGATTCAGTTCTCTAAGCGTTTATCACACAAAGGAATCAAGATCACACTNNNNNNNNNNNNNNNNNNNNNNNNNNNNGCC accaacaacaataacaataatttcTCTCCGGATATCGAACCGGAGAGCATCTCAGACGGGTATGACGACGGCGGCCATTTAGCCGCCGCCACCCTAGAGATCTACAAGGACACCTTCTGGAAGGTTGGACGCCAAACTCTATCAAACCTTATTCGCAAACTCGGAAGTGATAGTTGCAATTACAATAATGTCCCTGTGGattgtgttgtttatgatgCTTTCATGCCTTGGGCACTTGATGTTGCAAAAGAGTTTGGAATCCTTGGTGCTGCGTTCTTCACTCAGCCATGTGCCGTGAACAACGTATACTTCCATGCTCACAAGAAGTTGATTGAGTTGCCACTTTCGGAATCGGAATATTCGTTGCCGGGGTTGGTTAAGCTTTTGCCACAAGAGTTGCCATCTTTCTTGTATGAGTATGGATCCTATCCTGGCTACTTTGACATCGTTACGGATCAGTTTTCAAACATTCATAAGGCAGATTGGGTGCTTGCAAACACATTTGATGAACTCGAACAAGAG GTGATTGAATGGTTGTCAAAGATTTGGCCACTGAAGACAATAGGACCATGTGTACCATCTATGTACCTAGACAAAAGACTCCAACATGACAAGGACTATGGTATTAGTATCCATAACCAAAACATAGATGCTTGCATTGAATGGCTCAATGACAAGCCCAAAGGTTCAGTTGTGTATGTCTCTTTTGGGAGCATGGCAGGTCTTAGTGAGAAACAAACCGAGGAACTAGCTTATGGTTTGAAAAATAGTAACTATTATTTCATGTGGGTGGTTAGAGCTTCAGAACAAAACAAACTTCCAAAGGGAACATTTTTTGACACATTAGAAAAGGGTTTAATAGTTACATGGTGTCCTCAATTACAAGTGTTAACACATGATGCTGTTGGGTGCTTTATTTCACATTGTGGTTGGAATTCCACATTGGAGGCTTTGAGCTTAGGTGTTCCTATGATTGCAATGCCACTTTGGACTGACCAAACCATAAATGCAAAGTATATTAAGGATGTTTGGAACATGGGGCTCAAGGTTGTGGTTGATGAGGTGGAAGGTGTGGTTAAAAGAGAAACTATTGGGAATTGCATAAAGGAAATTATGGAGAGTGAGAAAGGGAATGGAATTAAGGAAAATGCCATCAAATGGAAGAATCTTGCTAAGGATTCTGGTGATGAGGGGGGAAGTTCTGATAAGAATATTGAAGAGTTTGTGGCAAAGTTGGCTCAGTATGCTGCTGCCAAATGA
- the LOC107471388 gene encoding uncharacterized protein LOC107471388 — protein MGCHAAQSNNTDCDSPKECVADEIKSDKEFSSNEEASSEILRICSCVGGKVGILKKKLLVLDINGLLVDLVYPPPNDQNPDTIIRGVAVFKRPFYLDFLKFCFERFEVSIWSSRSRRNVEPIVEYLMGEMKNKLLFCWDYSHCTGTSFKTFEDSHKELQFKDMKKVWDKQFPNLPWDKGYYNESNTLLLDDSPYKALLNPVIKQTLYN, from the exons ATGGGATGCCATGCAGCACAAAGCAACAATACAGATTGTGATTCTCCAAAAGAATGTGTGGCAGATGAAATAAAAAGTGACAAAGAATTTTCCTCTAATGAAGAGGCCAGTTCAGAAATCTTGAGAATTTGTTCTTGTGTTGGGGGCAAAGttggaattttgaaaaaaaagctTCTTGTTCTTGATATTAATGGATTGCTTGTGGATTTGGTTTATCCTCCTCCAAATGATCAAAATCCAGATACAATTATTAGAGGGGTAGCAG TATTCAAGAGGCCTTTTTATCTGGATTTTCTTAAATTCTGCTTTGAGAGATTTGAAGTTAGTATATGGTCTTCAAGATCAAG gaGAAATGTTGAACCAATTGTTGAGTATTTGATGGGAGAAATGAAAAACAAGTTGTTATTCTGTTGG GACTATTCTCATTGTACTGGAACAAGCTTCAAAACATTTGAAGATAGTCACAAGGAGCTGCAGTTTAAGGATATGAAGAAAGTTTGGGATAAGCAGTTCCCTAATCTTCCTTGGGATAAAGGATATTACAATGAATCAAACACATTATTATTGGATGATTCTCCCTACAAAGCATTGCTTAATCCTGTAATTAAACAAACTCTTTATAATTAA